From Nymphaea colorata isolate Beijing-Zhang1983 chromosome 6, ASM883128v2, whole genome shotgun sequence, a single genomic window includes:
- the LOC116255650 gene encoding uncharacterized acetyltransferase At3g50280-like has protein sequence MASIRLVSHTTIHLPEKTERSRWELTVTEVAMLPLHYIQNGLLFPKPSTAFDAVVQRLQTSLSHCLLHFPFLSGRLATDAETTIFVDCNDAGAQFVAAKADGLHVSDLMNAVDVPLIVRSFFPMDGAINYDGYSLPLVAVQVTELEDGVFIGCSLNHATADGESFWHFFNSWSELNAGRETISRPPLMERDQIYKELGQVRFPLSEHCIERFKLPAVRERIFCFSAQAIARIKAKANERLKLQRGEISSLQALVGLMWRTITRARKIQADQTTACKLAAGLRKRLDPPLPREYFGSCMLFFMTEAKVGELLGQDLNWAARALHETVLRETANMGRQRLKNIQLYDANAFESSNVRVACSPWFQMYASDFGWGKGLAVLSGSANKFDGKISVFPGKVEGGSIDLEVCLLPHVMAALELDEELLDVLLPSY, from the exons ATGGCGTCCATCCGTCTGGTTTCCCACACCACCATCCATCTTCCGGAGAAGACAGAAAGATCAAGATGGGAACTAACAGTCACGGAGGTGGCCATGCTCCCTCTGCACTACATACAGAACGGCCTCCTCTTCCCCAAGCCCTCTACTGCGTTTGACGCCGTCGTTCAGCGCCTTCAgacctccctctcccactgccTCCTCCATTTCCCCTTTTTGTCTGGTCGGTTAGCCACCGATGCTGAGACCACCATTTTCGTCGATTGCAACGACGCCGGAGCGCAGTTCGTCGCCGCCAAGGCTGACGGCCTGCACGTCTCCGATTTGATGAACGCCGTCGACGTCCCCCTCATTGTCAGGTCCTTCTTCCCCATGGACGGCGCCATCAACTATGATGGGTACTCTCTTCCCCTTGTGGCGGTTCAG GTAACGGAGTTGGAGGACGGTGTCTTCATAGGCTGCTCCCTCAACCATGCCACAGCCGACGGCGAGTCCTTCTGGCACTTCTTCAACTCCTGGTCCGAGCTCAATGCCGGCCGTGAAACCATATCGCGACCGCCATTGATGGAGCGAGACCAGATCTACAAGGAGCTGGGCCAAGTCCGTTTCCCACTGTCTGAACACTGCATCGAGCGGTTCAAACTGCCGGCAGTCCGAGAAAGAATCTTCTGCTTCAGTGCCCAAGCCATAGCCCGGATCAAGGCCAAGGCCAATGAGCGCTTGAAGCTGCAGAGGGGTGAGATCTCATCGTTGCAGGCACTTGTTGGGCTCATGTGGCGGACCATAACGCGAGCCCGAAAGATCCAGGCTGACCAGACCACTGCCTGCAAGTTGGCAGCCGGGCTTCGAAAGAGGCTGGACCCACCTTTGCCCCGGGAGTACTTCGGCAGTTGCATGCTATTCTTCATGACGGAGGCCAAGGTGGGTGAGCTGCTCGGGCAGGACCTGAATTGGGCTGCCCGGGCGCTGCACGAGACTGTGTTGCGAGAAACAGCCAACATGGGTCGGCAGCGGCTCAAGAACATACAATTGTATGATGCGAATGCGTTTGAGTCGAGCAATGTTCGGGTGGCCTGCTCCCCATGGTTCCAGATGTATGCAAGCGACTTCGGGTGGGGGAAAGGGTTGGCGGTGCTCAGTGGGAGTGCCAACAAGTTTGATGGCAAAATTTCGGTCTTCCCTGGAAAAGTTGAGGGTGGGAGCATCGATCTGGAAGTCTGCCTTCTCCCTCATGTTATGGCTGCCCTGGAGTTGGATGAAGAATTATTGGATGTGCTCCTTCCTTCTTACTGA